From Anastrepha obliqua isolate idAnaObli1 chromosome 3, idAnaObli1_1.0, whole genome shotgun sequence:
TTTTTTCCAGGTATTTATCCAACAAATTCCAAATGTTCTCTCTAACTAAACAGAGTAATGACTCACACCATCTCCGTAGTACCCACACTTATCGGCATGCTGATAGATAAGCTTATCATGGCCCATGCGCATGTAATGTGATTTTCCAAGTGCCTGGGTTGGTGGGGTAAGGAgttgtttttactatttaatcAAATTAATCCATTGTTCAACCAAGCACAGGGTTGGTAAGACACTAACCGAGCGCTATTTCTAAATGCCTTTTGTCTGTTCATCTacctgtaataataataataataataataataataatttaataataaaaattggagcTTACATCCTTTGCTGTGTGTCTGACCGAGCTCCgccacctatttgtggtgtgcgttttgattcctttccacaaatgaagggacctacagttttatgtcgcctccgaatggcaataggttttttatgaggagctttttcatggcacaaatacactcggaggtttaccatttccCGCCGAGGGGTGTGGCTATATggaaaaatgtggtaaaaaattataaattgttaCTGTTACACCAAAAAACGAATCAATCGAttcaaatatttcttctttGTTAGCTACATTGAGATGTTTAgttaattattttctattataatcaaattttttttaaacaacaactATGTGCAAAATTGGCCGAGTTACGTTCAGCGGGAATAAGTAGGCAAGCAAAGATAAGAAGCGCACACTTTCTTTACGTATCTTCCCATCTGTTTGGtactgcttttttgttttttgcgtttGGCGATGTCATGCAATATTGATTTTACGTTTATATTCTAATACTTGTTACTTGTATTTAAATATACGATATGCTGCTGCCTTTACTCTATACTATATAACATCACTAAAAATGTACGCacaaacatattatataaaaatatttcttttatctcTCGTCTCTACAGGATTATTGCGATCACATCCTCACTTTGTGGAATGATATTGGCATTCGCTCCTGTTTTGAACGTTCCAACGAATTTCCATTACTGGACAGTACGAAATAGTAAGTATTTCCACTTCAccgaaaaacacaaaataaccaattttttattatggttttttaatttctctttcattttattttagtttcctCGACAATTTCGAACGCATCTCCGATCCCGACTACATTCCGTCCACCGAGGACATACTACATAGTCGTAAGATCACCACTGGCATACACCAGATTACTTTCAAGGTGAAAGTGCCTCGCGCTATGGGTGGTGGAGTGCAAGAGTTTCGAATGTATGATGTTGGTGGCCAGCGTGATCAGCGTAACAAATGGATACAGGTCTTCGAGGGTATACAAGCGGTACTCTTTCTCATCTCCTGCGGTGATTTTGATCAGAGTCTGCGTGAAGATTCACGACAAAATCGGCTGCAAGAGGCGCTCAATTTGTTCCGCAGCGTTTGGCAAAATCGTTTTCTCGCCTCTGCCGGCTTCATTGTCTTCCTGAATAAGCGAGATGTGATGGAGCGTAAGATACGCGCTGGAAAGCATATTGTTGATTATTTTCCTGATTTTGAGGATTTTTGCAATTCACCGCAAGAGGGTAATTATTTCGATGAATCTGATTGGACGAAACGTTTCATTCAGCAGAAACTCATCGATATCACGCACGAAACATTTAAGCGCAATTCTCGAAATAATATTGACTATTCGAGGCGAGAGTGTTACTATCATTTTACCGTTGCCACTGATACAAGCTGTGTGCGGAAGGTCTTCAATGATGTACACCAGATGATTCTACATCAGAATATAAAGCAGATGGGACTACTGTGATGAGATTTTCATAACCTGCAAGAAAAATACTTTCTTCGACTGACCGAACCTCTAAAGCATTCACTGAAaaaacaacatacatacatataattaaaataaatttataaaaatttcattttattgatcAGACTTAAGTAGACTAGTATAGAAAGAAGATTCgcatattagaaaaatatgcaaTCCTACATTTACACAACAGGACACATCAGATTTTGTGTATTAACGTAAAATGCTGATGGAAGAAAAGAAACGAGAGACAAATGCATCAGCACTGCCAGTCACCGATGATAGAATTGTATGACAGTCAGATTTCTTGTAgtacgaatgagttggtgcagaGAAAATAGTGGCATATGCTCCCTCATACATAGCATAAAtagtattcatacatacataagtgaacGCAAGAATAGTAATTTTTAATAGTATTAGGTCCTAGCTGAATCTTTGAATTTGCTGTTCAGCGCTATGATTTAGCAATTCCTATTCTGCAACTGTGATTTTAATAGGGCTAATTATTGTAGGCAACAATTAGTTTTAATGCGTAGAATTTTCTATTGaagtatatatgtaataatttaaaactagcatattaacaaatatttgtaaactaTCACacaatatgtgtatacatacctTAAGTTTTTACAGAAGACcgatttttgaacttttctcAAAGCTAATAAAATAGAGCAAAATGATGTTTTgagttttgaaataataaaaaaggctattaataaattatatacacacatgtTTGAGTTGTGATATACAATTTGTATGCATATTCGGCCACCGTAGGCTAATGGttcgtgcgtgactatcattcgataAGGTCCGGGTTAGAAGTTCACTGCGGGCATAAAACTCCAATTGATAAAAACTCTTATTTCCAAAAGCGACAGCCCGGAGggaagcaatggcaaacctccaagttgCCAAGAAAAAatgtcctcataaaaaatcatctccCGTTCAGAAGCGGCTGAAaactgttgattttttttatttttatttttttttttttttatttatataagcttATACAATGTAATAAACATTCAGCGCTAACATCAGAGGCTATCAGCTGATACTGTAGATCTATTTGTGTGaataacatcaaggcgcacatcacaaattgggagaagagctcggccaagcacccagtAAATATGCACGCGCTAATTATATGCAATTATacacatatattgtatatacataccagGTGTATGCATTTGCAAAAGAATAATTGGATGGTGtggtacaaataaatataaaatgtcgGTATGTTTCGAATAGAGACTGAATCGTGGCGGAATAATGACATTCAACTgcattatacatattttacaaTGTTGCCCATATCCATTGTGCGTTTTATGTG
This genomic window contains:
- the LOC129242856 gene encoding guanine nucleotide-binding protein G(f) subunit alpha isoform X1, coding for MKLRLLRCLRHTKPQGPDEFHTTPQDVEQQFTEVRKSFREAVKILLLGTAESGKTTIIKQMRILHINGYTDEERCDKIPEIYQNIHESMYQLVQHMAILGLQYQSIASRKCAEYILSLGDQAPEYINEDYCDHILTLWNDIGIRSCFERSNEFPLLDSTKYFLDNFERISDPDYIPSTEDILHSRKITTGIHQITFKVKVPRAMGGGVQEFRMYDVGGQRDQRNKWIQVFEGIQAVLFLISCGDFDQSLREDSRQNRLQEALNLFRSVWQNRFLASAGFIVFLNKRDVMERKIRAGKHIVDYFPDFEDFCNSPQEGNYFDESDWTKRFIQQKLIDITHETFKRNSRNNIDYSRRECYYHFTVATDTSCVRKVFNDVHQMILHQNIKQMGLL
- the LOC129242856 gene encoding guanine nucleotide-binding protein G(f) subunit alpha isoform X2, with the translated sequence MRILHINGYTDEERCDKIPEIYQNIHESMYQLVQHMAILGLQYQSIASRKCAEYILSLGDQAPEYINEDYCDHILTLWNDIGIRSCFERSNEFPLLDSTKYFLDNFERISDPDYIPSTEDILHSRKITTGIHQITFKVKVPRAMGGGVQEFRMYDVGGQRDQRNKWIQVFEGIQAVLFLISCGDFDQSLREDSRQNRLQEALNLFRSVWQNRFLASAGFIVFLNKRDVMERKIRAGKHIVDYFPDFEDFCNSPQEGNYFDESDWTKRFIQQKLIDITHETFKRNSRNNIDYSRRECYYHFTVATDTSCVRKVFNDVHQMILHQNIKQMGLL